The genomic segment ctctccgacgacgacgacggagagtgggccgagcgcgccgaacggCGCAAgaaggtggccgccgcccaggaggctgccaagaaggagcgcgagtcGCAGCGCGAGAGCCAGGGTCTGGACTCGCAGGACGTGGACGAAGATTCGCAGCTCCCCAGCGCCAAGGACTTTGGCTTCCTCGGCTCCCAGGACTTCAAGAGCATGATGGCTGCTGGGAAATCCCGaaggcgccgcgtcggcgtcggtctCGCTGCTGCGGCGATGGAGACCcaggcgtccgcgggcagCCTTCCCTCGcacccgtcggcgtccatgcccgcacccgcgcccagGCAGGTCAAGGCACCCTGCCTCGAccgcacgagctcgtccatgTCCTTCCTCGGcaagagcggcggcgggagcagGTCCAACCACGGGTCCAACGGcctctcgcgctccttctcgctcggcgaccgcggcacTTCCCGCTCGTTcgtgttcggcggcggcggggactcGCTGTCTATGTGGGagaaggacgcggaggagaacgggacggcacccgcgccgacggtgctcgccgagctcggcggcagcGACAACGCCAACTTTGGCTGGGCGCCGCGTGAGGCCAACACCAAGCCCGCCACCAAGTCCAAGCTCAGCGGAAGCCAGAGCTTGTTTGGGATGCTGCAGGCGTCTCAGGATTGGGACGAGCAGGTGCTCACTAGATCCGATTCGCTCACGGAGGCGGTCAAGGCGGCTAAGGACATCAAGCTGCGCCCTGCGATGCCCCGCTGAGCGTGGTCTGACAAGGGCAATACGAGATCATTTCTCAAGACTAATAATTGAGTTGTCTAATCGAGCTATGGTTTGACCCGTCCGGGTTCTCAGTCCAATCCGCGTGCTACCTTcactccgccaccgcgaaaGAATCGTCCCCGGTGAGCATcgcctccacgtccgcgtcggtctCGATGGAGACAAGCTCGAGAGTAACGTTTAGGTCTTGATTTGGCGGGATCAGACCAGGCAGTCCGGTCCTGCCGAAGGCCAGGTTTGCTGGGAACGTCGTGGTCGCCTTCTCTCCCACGCTCAGTTGTGTTACCGCCTGGTCCCATCCCTTCACGACCTGCCCGCTCGCCACCCTGAACCGGAACGGGGTCTTGCGCTTGTACGAGTTGTCCACCTCTCGCCCGCTGCTGAGCCTCATCGTGTAGTGGACAGAAACGTTGTCGCCCTTCTTCGGGTAGTTCTTcccatcgcccgcgcgctcgatctgGAGTTCGAGCGTGGGCGGCATGGTGAGGAGATTTAGAGTGAGTGACGACGGTCGCGCGCCGTGCcgggtcgccctcgcgcctcTCCTTACTGCCGGGAGAATGTGCCAAAACAGGAAAATCGACAACGGGCTGGCGGGCGATTTTTCATGGGCAAAGCGGACTCTTTTTCGCAGGTTCGCAGGCAGCCGAAGGTGAAAAAGAAACCCCGGGACAGGAATCACGTGGGCAAAGATGCAAGGAACTCACAGGTTGCTGGACGATGGGCTCCGAATTTATTTTTTACTTCGCATTCGCCCACGCGATGCACGGTTCCGTTACAAGCCAAGCGGCCGCTAGTCGGCCGCGTTCCTCTATCGAAGC from the Micromonas commoda chromosome 8, complete sequence genome contains:
- a CDS encoding predicted protein produces the protein MPPTLELQIERAGDGKNYPKKGDNVSVHYTMRLSSGREVDNSYKRKTPFRFRVASGQVVKGWDQAVTQLSVGEKATTTFPANLAFGRTGLPGLIPPNQDLNVTLELVSIETDADVEAMLTGDDSFAVAE